The window GGAATTTTCAGATTTTGTAACATTAGATTTCTATAGGGTTGTATTGCatttatttggaccgggagtcactgctcacagtcactcatgccctcatcaccttaaggttcgactactgtaatgctctctacatggggctacctttgaagagtgttcggaaacttcagatcatgcagaatgcagctgcaagagcagtcatgggctttcccaaaaatgcccatgtcacaccaacactccgcagtctgcattggttgccgatcagtttccagtcacaattcaaagtgttggtcatcacctataaagcccttcatggcaccggaccagggtatctacgagaccgccttctgccgcacgaatcccagcgaccgattaggtcccacagagttggccttctctgggtcccgtcaactaaaccatgtcgtttggcgggacccagaggaagagccttctctgtggcggctccgaccctctggaatcagctccctccagagattagaactgcccccaccctcctcgcctttcgtaagctccttaaaacccacctctgtcgtcaagcgtgggggaactgaaacacctccccctgcctaggtagttttctgtgtatgatatgactgtatgtatgttttttacatattggggttccttgttttttagacttttttaaatgtaatattgttattttagagtttaactattagatttgtcattatattattgtttttatcattgctgtgagccgccccgagtctagggagaggggtggcatacaaatctaataaataataataataataataataataataataataataataataataataatttattatgttgtaagctgcgctgagtcggttgagaagggaggcatagaaatctaaataaataaatataataaaatcgcCTGTTGGGAAAactttagttttagtttttataaacttttgtttttattttagctTTAATAATCTCTACTTGAGGTGGTTCTGCCCAGTTCTACGAGTCTTTGAATCGAAACCAAAATTTTGATTATTACGGCTTCTTCAAAAGCATCTAAACCCGTGTTtctcaacccagggccacttttaaagaggtgtgtggacttcaactcccagaattccccccaaACGTCTTCAAGTTGCCCCAGGTGAGAAACACTGCAAGCAGCAATTTAATACTGGATTCCTAAACGTATTCTAAAAAAGCCACAGCAGCCTGTGTATAGAGGGAAACTTTCCCAGCCGCTCCAACACTGAAAACGTTCCACATTTGCAAGTTTGGTTTTCCTCCTAAGAGAGACGTTGCTTCGTATCTTCATAATGTTCATTTTGGGAATAGAATGCATAGGAGCATCTTAGGTCTAGCCCCATGcaccagagggagggagggagggaaggggggaggaaggagggaggaggaaaggagagaaagggagggcagaagggaaggagagagaggaaggaagaagagacatGAGGAagtagaggagggaaggaaggagggaaggaaggagggaagaaaggaaggagatggCAGAGaaggtgggaggaggaaggaaaggaaagaaatgaaagaaaagaaaggagagacaggaaggagggaaggaacgaaaaaagaaaggaacaagatggcagagaagggggaaagaggaaggaaaggaaagaaaggaaaggagagacaggagggaaggaaggagggaaggaaggaaataagaaaggaaggagatggCAGAGaaggtgggaggaggaaggaaaggaacgaaatgaaagaaaagaaaggagagacaggaaggagggaaggaacgaaaaaagaaaggaaggagatggcagagaagggggaaagaggaaggaaaggaaaggaaagaaaggaaaggagacaggagggaaggaaggaaagaagaaaggaaggagatggcagagaaggggggaggaggaaggaagggaaagaaagggaagaaaagaaaggagagacaggaaggagggaaggaaggagggaaggaacgaaaaaagaaaggaaggagatggcagagaagggggaaagaggaaggaaaggaaaggaaggaaaggagagacaggagggaagtaaggaaagaagaaaggaaggagatggcagagaaggggggaggaggaaggaaagaaaagaaaggacaggacaggagggagggtgggagagaggaaggagggaggaagtaaagaaaggaagagcagagagagagggaggaaaagaaggaaagaagaagtggaggcagagaaggagggaggaaaggaaggaagaagagaagctgCTAGGGATCCAacccaaagagagagagagagagagatggatggagggaggagagaggaaggaaggaaaacagagagaaatgaagaaaaacagagagagatggagggagggagggagcgaaagAACACAGGAACATGAACTCATAGGGGGGTTGAACTAAggtatgaatcaatcaatcaatcaatcagaatagagatggaaaggaccttggaggtcctctagtccaaccgccAGCTAAAAGCAGGAGACAAGAGACCATTTCAGACCAATGTCCAATTTCTTCTcataaacctccagtgatgaagaccacccataacttctggaggcaagctgttccactggttaaattGTTCTCGCCGccaagaaattcctccttagttccaagttgcttctctccttcattagtttccacccgtagcttcttgtcctaccttcaggggCTTTGGGAAATAAATTCAACCCCCTTCTCTATGGGGCAACCCGTCAAATACCGGAAATATTACATGTCACCCCtaacccttcttttctctagagcaggggtctccaaccttggtaactttaagcctggcggacttcaactcccagaattccaacttCCTTCCAACTCCGATTCTCTATGCTGTATTCAAGGAAACCGGCCAATTTTGGCTGCCTCCGAGCGAAAAAGATTTCTCCAATCGAGCAAAAAAATGAAAACGTTGTGTTGAGCTTTTCATCCCGCCTCTGTCAATCGAGCGGAAAAAGTTTTAAAAGCTTTCTTTCAAACTTCAGATTTGCGCAGACAAAAATGGAAAAGAACATCTCTGCTTTTCATGTAAAGGAATTTCATTCACCAAATAGCAAAGCACTCGGGTTTTTTGGGAGGCAGCAAATCTTGTTATTTTCTTGGAAAACACAGCAAGGAGATAGAAGCGATCCCAAGATCCCGAAGTTCAGATCCAAATCTAGCTACGGATCTGTCGGAAAGTCAAGCTGTTACCTCTGGTCGGTTTGTTCCCAGTTTTAAAAAGTTGTGCCGATTTTGCAAAAGTGGGGGAAAGGGGTCACCTGTTTAATACTTCCACGCTTACCAGGCTCTGATTGATTGTGGGTTGGTCGtgttaaaaaacataaaataagtcaGGGGGAACCTTTGATTGAGAAAAATCAATATTTTGTTCAGCCTCCATGAAAATTAGGGCTTACttagaaatgggggaaaaaacaggTTTAAAATTATAAGGAATCTGCATTCAGGCAATGTTGCCCCTTTGGGAAGTATACAATAATTATTGCAAAAAATCATATTAAAGGAATATCAAATGATGCCTGTTTTTTCCACACACAGAGAGCCCTGCTAGGTAGACTTCTGAGACAATCCATGGGCCAAATCCCCGTTTTCTGGAGATCTTGAGTGCGGTGGGAAAAAACTCCAAATTTTCAAAGATGCCTTCTGCACCGGCAAGCTTGGTTTTCGTTTGGAGACACGATAAATGAGACGGATGGCCTATCGTacgttgaattattattatttaattttttttaaaaacttccagagaaAGTCTTCAAAGTTTCTAACCGCAATTTCCCATCCTagcgagagaagaggagaggtgcGAAAGTGaggtaagaaagggaggacaaataaagggaaatatttcttcacccagagggtccttggttgatggaattcacttccagaagaggttgtgacagctgtcagccttcatagcttcaaggcaggattagacagattcatggatgccaagcatatagatggttattgaaacggatgtccaagtgctgactctatgttggttgaggcaggcaggattcccttgggtcccatttgttgggggtcaagggaaagggagggtcttgccttctctttctgctcaagatccccatggacaattggtgggccattgtgggacacagaatgctggactcgatgggctttggcctgattcagcaggactcttcttaggttcttatgtgctGTTGTTTAAGTCCTCCCTTAGAGTCGATTTAAGGTCAGGCTGGAGGTCAACgtccaattctgcatttttaaaaggaCATCCCATCGGGTCCACCAAAAACGCAAAGTCACGGATGGAGCTGCAGAgcccaaaaaggaaaaagaagaatatttcagaagagaggaagaaaaagccaCCGAGGAGAGCGGAGAGCAAGGATTCAGATTTTAAACATCACGGAGCATTTGAGGTCAGCCGGCTCGAGACCGTCGGTGAAGGCCACCAGGAAATACATGGCTTTCCGGATTTTGGCCAGCTCCACCAACCTTTCTCCAAACTCCAAGGCGTCCGCTTCATTGCACTCGACCACATCGGGCGCCTCCGGCTTCTTCCAAAACACCCCCACCGGATCCAAGAGCTGCCTTCTCATGAGAGGGGTCAAATCCGGCGTCCAGTGTTGAGAGGTGCCGATCACGGTGGCTTTGCCCGGCCGGTCCAGGACGACATTCCAGCTCGCGAAACGCAGACCGTGCTGACGGGAGAAGTCCAGCCGGAAGACAAACTCGTTGGCTTGAAGGAGCTTCTCGCCGTCTTGAGGATGCTCTTTCTTCTGCTCGAGGGTCTTGACTCGAATCCTCATCATCTCGGTCAGCGGGACATCTTGGACCAAATGAAGCTCCAGTTCGGCTGCCTCGGAACCCATAActctccttcttttttttaacGGGGAAGCTTCTGTACAGTTCGACGAACGATCGAGACGTCTGCCTGTCTTTCTGTTGAAAGGAAACTGCGTCTTCGCTCGCTGGCTGGTCCCCCCAGCGATGCTAAGCAACCTGGCCTGGGGAAGCAGGCAGCCCGAGGGGGTTTCCTCCAAGCGTCTCCATTTCCCAGGGAGGGACACGTTCTTCATTGATGGAACGATCATCCCCCGAGCTAAGTCTCTTGATAATCAGGCTGCGTTAACAACCAGGCTTAACAACCGTTCCCAAGCAAGAACATGTttcagagaataacagagttggaagggactttggaagtcaCCTAGTCTGACCTCTTCctccggaaggcgaggagggtgggggctgttcgaatctctggagggagttgattctagagggccggggccgccacagagaaggctcttccgctgggctccccccaaccaacattgtttagtcgacgggacccagagaaggccaactctgtgggacctaatcggccgctgggattcgtgcggcagaagtgcggtggtattctggtccaatgctatgtagggctttataggtcatgaccaacactttgaattgtgactggaaactgatcggcagccagtgcagactgctgattgttggtgtaacatgggcatacttagggaagcccatgattgctctcgcaactgcattctgcacgatctggagtttccgaacactcttcaaaggtagccccatgtaaaacgcattgcagtagttgaacctcgaggtgatgagggcatgagtgactgtgagcaatgacgactccctgtccaaatagggccgcaactggtgcaccaggcgaacctgggcaaacgcccccctcgccacaaatgaaagatgtttctctaatgtgagctgtggatcgaggaggatgcccaaattgcggaccctctttgagggggtcaataattctcccccccagggtaatggacggacagatggaattgtccttgggaggcaaaacccacagccactctgtcttgtcagggttgagtttgagcctgttgaaacccatccagaccctaacagcctccaggcaccggcacatcacttccactgcttcaccgatgataatataaatattactatatctttgtataccaccaatacgtacttgacgaaacaaagaaaaataaaaatgaataaatgttctgacagtgagaacaatcaacccatgaaacagttttattcctttttatttacttctatattttgtcaaacaattataggatggtagtttgtataaccatattagaaaaagtaatgatgaaaagtaatgataaaagataataagacagtaggacagagatggtaggcacaatggtgtgcttatgcacaccccttagagacctcttagaaatggggagaggtcagcaattgacctctccaggttccttagaggtcagtaaggggcgtgcataagtgcaccagtgtgccttccgtcccctgtccaattgtctctccttatctcctttatcttttcttcctttcaaatatgttcacctatacttttatatcttttcttctattattttctttacttctattattacatatctattctcttcaatgtgtattatgcattggacaaaataaataaataaatgaataaatgaataaatgaataaatgaataaatgaataaatgaataaatgaataaataaataaataaataaataaataaataaataaataaataaataaataaataactgtagacagtctgagattaaagtttttgggtttaGGAGATGTTGGAGCTTCATCGCTGGAGGCTTTCGAGACTGAACTGCCATCTATCAGAAACGGTGCTTGGGCAGAGggagagggctggactagatgacctacaaggtcccttccaactctgttattctggatATTCTCATGAAAGGAGGGCATGAATGGACGCAGCCTATGGAGAATGCGATCATGGAAAGATGACGATCCCTCTTGTGTGCCACCTTCCAAATTTAATTCATTAGGAGGTTCTCTGGAGATCCAGGCAATGGCGTTGAATGGAGGATTACAACGCAGCCGTAGCAGCACAACAACGCATTCTAAGTTGTATTGGACGCCTTGGATGTTGCCGGTCCTGCAAGTTGGTGGCCAAATTGTTGGGCATTATGTCAACCTTCCATGATATTTAGGAAGCCTAGAAGCTCTGGAATTTGATTATttatagaacagagcagaatagaatagaataacagagttggaagggaccttggaggtcttctagtccaaccctctgcttaggcaggaaaccctgcaccacttcagacagatggttatccaacatcttcttaaaaactttcagtgttggagctttcacaacttctggaggcaagttgttccacgggttaattgttctaactgtcaggaaatttctccttagcgctaagttacttctctccttgtttagtttccacccgttgcttcttgttctaccctcaggtgctttggagaatagctggactccttcttctttgtggcaacccctgagatattggaagactgctatcctgtctcccctggtccttcttttcattcaactcgccatgcccagttcctgcaattgttcttcgtatgttttagcctccagtcctctaaatcatctttgtcgctcttctctgcactctttctaaagtctccacATTCTTTTTAAAGTGTAGTGAAGAAAACTGATTtaaattactagagttggaagcaggggtgggttgcttaCGGTTTCCCATCGATGCGTTGACCTTCACCCACGATGCACATACAGATGGGGGATAGATGGGGGATAGGAACGAAGGAAAAGCtaacagtaatgcagccttagtttgacagtggtgagggaattattgctttagcagagtgacggcgttcaattcaatttcaaaagcAAGCATTAAAATTCAAACTAAtataaaagagagaaacaaatttAAAGTGACCAAAAGGTACATCTAATTTACAACCAAGATGGCCTCCAGTCCAGTGATAATAACAAGTCAGCGGACTCTCTCTCCATTTAGGCGAATAATACTAGCATCTCCAAATACGCCAGTCCTCAGTTTACGACCACCATCGATCCCAAGATTTCTGTTCCTAAGCCAGATGGTAATTGTGGGCGAGGCTACAAAGGTCACTAAGTGTGACAAATGATCATCAAACCCTTTATTTACAGCGCCGTTCtacctttgaacagtcactaaaaggAGCGGTCGTAAGCCGAGGACTGCCATTCCTCAAGCATCCACATTCATAAATATTCTGCAAAGCTTTTCCTCTGAGGGCGATGAGGAGAAATTCAAACTCCTTTCGGCTCAAAAGGCCACGATGGAAAAAAACCCAGTGTTGAGCAAACAACGCTTGGAGCCATTTGGGAGTccggagaggaagaggaagatttcaAATAATAAGACTCTAGTGAGCCTTCCTCCTCGGCTTGATTAACATCCCCCAGGAGCCATGAGGGAAGTTTGAGgatgttgtgtgtatgtgtgtttgtgtgtgacatAAAATACAGGTACAGAAGGGGTGgcatgctcccagtttgctcggGCCTGTCAGTCTTCGGAAAGCCAGTCACAAAAGAGGAGTGAGGTTCCATCTACCCGCTGccatttggtttcttttaccctctgcacatgccattaatgctttgttttttttttttgttttttttttatttatttatttatttatttatctatttatttatttattatttatttatttattttgtccaatacacaatgagggttttagtgggtatatatcaacatacacatagtaaaatacatgatggttatagaggagatactcatagtgaaatatatctaagaaagaagagaagatataggaatagaacatatcaatgaaagaatagaagaagagatagaggaatagaaggaaggtataggagatataggagagcaataggacaggggacagaaggcactctatttatttatttttatttatttatttattttgtccaatacacaatgagggttttagtgggtatatatcaacatacacatagtaaaatacatgatggttatagaggagatactcatagtgaaatatatctaagaaagaagagaagatataggaatagaacatatcaatgaaagaatagaagaagagatagaggaatagaaggaaggtataggagatataggagatcaataggacaggggacggaaggcactctatctatctatctatctatctatctatctatctatctatctatctatctatctatctatctatctatctatctattatttagatttgtatgctgctcctctccgaagactcggggcggctcacaacaagatagaacaaatcataaataatccaaataactttaaaatatttaaagatttaaaagagccccatatactaacagacacacacacaagcataccatgtataaattgaacatgcccgggggaggtgtttcaattcccccatgtctgacggcaaaggtgggttttaaggagtttacggaaggcaggaagagtaggggcagttctaatctctggggggagttggttccagagagccggtgccgccacagagaaggctcttcccctggggcccgccaaccgacattgtttagtttatttatttattttgtccaatacacaatgagggttttagtgggtatatatctatatacacatagtaaaatacatgatgaaggttatagaggagatactcatagtgaaatatatctaagagagaatagaaaataagatataggaataaaacatatcaatgaaagaatagaagaagagatataggaatagaagaaaggaacaggagatataggagagcaataggacaggggacggaaggcactctagtgcacttgtattcaccccttactgacctcttagcaatctggataggtcaactgtagataatctaagggtaaagtgttgggggtttggggatgacactacggagtccaataatgagttccacgcttcaacaactcggttactgaagtcgtattttttacagtcaggtttggagcggttaatattaagtttaaatctgttctgtgctcttgtgttgttgtcgtcgaagctgaagtagtcgccgacaggcaggaggttgcagcatatgatcttgtgggcaatacttagatcttgtttaaggcgtcttagttctaggctttctaggcccaggattgttagtctattttcgtagggtattctgtttcgagtggaggagtgaagggctcttctggtgaagtatctttggacattttcaagggtgttgatgtctgagatgcgatatgggttccaaacagatgagctgtattcgaggatgggtctggcaaaagttttgtaagctctggtaagtagtgtgagattgccagagcagaagctacgtaggattaggtttacaactcttgaagccttcttggctatattggcTATATTCTCCTCATAAATGGGTTGGGGTCCCTCTTTGGGGTTGCAGTTTAAGGggaacacccccccacacacacacacacaccaggggtgggttgtaaCTTAGTTCACTGCCGGTTTGTTTCCTCCTGCATGTCGTGGCTGGGACTCATAACCACACCTTGTGGCTGAATCTCATGAAAAatccaaaacaagatggcgacatatgtgcagtgccggaaactAAGCTTCTGGTGCATGcgcgggaagcaaaatctcacgagggggcgcgcatgtgagattttggtgatttttttttgcttctgtgcatccacagaagcaaaaaaaaatatcgctGAAATCTCGTGTGtacgtccccttgcaagattttacgttctgcgcatacgcaggagCAAAAATTGCTGGGATGTGCATGCGCGCAG of the Erythrolamprus reginae isolate rEryReg1 chromosome 4, rEryReg1.hap1, whole genome shotgun sequence genome contains:
- the OMP gene encoding olfactory marker protein — encoded protein: MGSEAAELELHLVQDVPLTEMMRIRVKTLEQKKEHPQDGEKLLQANEFVFRLDFSRQHGLRFASWNVVLDRPGKATVIGTSQHWTPDLTPLMRRQLLDPVGVFWKKPEAPDVVECNEADALEFGERLVELAKIRKAMYFLVAFTDGLEPADLKCSVMFKI